From Serratia fonticola:
CATGCCGGTGATGGCCGTGCCCGCACGCGCCTGCTAAACGTGAAAGAAGATAAAGAGAGCTGGTTCAGCTTTGGCAGCGAGCAGGATTTGGCGTTGCAGGATCTGGACGTGATCCTGATGCGCAAAGATCCGCCGTTCGACACTGAATACATCTATGCGACCTACATCTTGGAACGTGCCGAAGTGAAAGGTACTTTGGTGGTCAACAAGCCACAGAGCCTGCGTGACTGTAACGAAAAGCTGTTCACCGCCTGGTTCCCGGAGCTGACGCCAGACACCTTGGTCAGCCGCAGCGCTGCTCATATCCGTAAATTCCACCAGCAGCACGGTGACATCATCCTCAAGCCGCTGGACGGCATGGGCGGGGCCTCGATCTTCCGCGTGAAGCAGGACGATCCCAACCTGTCGGTGATTATCGAAACCCTGACCGAACACGGCAGCCGTTTCTGCATGGCGCAAAACTTCCTGCCAGCCATCAAGGATGGGGACAAACGAATCCTGGTGGTGGATGGCGAGCCAGTGCCATACTGCCTGGCGCGTATCCCTGCCCAAGGCG
This genomic window contains:
- the gshB gene encoding glutathione synthase, producing the protein MIKLGIVMDPIASINIKKDTSFAMLLEAQRRGWELHYMEMNDLYLHAGDGRARTRLLNVKEDKESWFSFGSEQDLALQDLDVILMRKDPPFDTEYIYATYILERAEVKGTLVVNKPQSLRDCNEKLFTAWFPELTPDTLVSRSAAHIRKFHQQHGDIILKPLDGMGGASIFRVKQDDPNLSVIIETLTEHGSRFCMAQNFLPAIKDGDKRILVVDGEPVPYCLARIPAQGETRGNLAAGGRGEARPLSESDWKIARAVAPTLKEKGLIFVGLDVIGDRLTEINVTSPTCAREIEAAFPVSVTGMLMDAIEKRLAAK